A portion of the Acidobacteriaceae bacterium genome contains these proteins:
- a CDS encoding carboxypeptidase regulatory-like domain-containing protein, which translates to MKLLVLLLCLIFPGLAYSQSINATISGGVTDPAGNLIIGADVLIKNDATGLVYAAKTNRVGMYLVPVLPPGRYHVQVSKEGFKSVIKAEVVLNVESAVALNFELQVGAASESVTVDSATPAMNTTDASVSTVIDKKFIENVPLNGRSFQDLISMTPGVVTVSPQAQPGTGVQRTGDFSVNGQRSESNYYTVDGVSANIGAGNTAGSFSNGTSGSLPGSTALGTTQSIIPLDALQEFRVLSSTYSAEFGRSPGGQFTFATRSGANQFHGSAYDYLRNNFFDANDWFNDHNHVAIAALRQNDFGGTLGGRLFVPHLYQGRDRSFFFVAYEGLRLTQPQAATVQYVPDTFMRTQAAAQMQPILNAFPLPTAGAIDYGSASAPSLAQFIGTYAVPSRIDSTSVRLDHTFNKHLSAFFRFGNTPSSTKSRVLSALTTTSINTRTYTFGLTTQWNSAMTNDLRVGYAQSDSFSTEQLDGFGGATAINLGSQMAQGTYPSIEPILFISISGIGTSTLAAYDRAANQSRQWNIVDTFSVVHGRHFLRFGVDYRRIESPTSPVSPAIQAEYLSTKGLINNSSELTFLIKRNSSVLLFHEMAAFAEDEWRLSPKFSLSAGLRWEVDPPPTSTDGNPLYTVLGNVSQPSTLSLAPAGTSLWKTSWYNFAPRLGFAWTPRGSEGKDVTVVRAGGGVFFDTDDQIAAMGVTGLGFLAQSTLSSVALPITSAQLAFPISTAAPYTSASLYAYPQHLQLPYTLQWNASIQQALGKQQSFTLTYVGANGRRLLQSKLLSVKALNPLFSSIYYTPSGITSNYHSLQAQFQRTVARGLHALVSYTWSHSIDYGSNSTTYPAVRGNSDFDVRNNFVAGLSWDIPPVGSELARVLSGGWGVDGRFMSRTAFPITLNGSTQTDSVGGVYYTGVNYDPSKPLYLYSSSYAGGKTLNAAAFSLPTGTSMGNAPRNFVRGFGMEQVNLAIRRDFPLVGDLHLQFRAETFNLLNHPNFGYVVPTLSNAQFGQATKMLNQSLGTLSSQYQSGGPRSMQFALRLTF; encoded by the coding sequence GTGAAACTTCTTGTTTTGCTGTTGTGTTTAATCTTCCCCGGCCTGGCATATAGCCAATCAATCAATGCAACAATCAGCGGTGGCGTGACGGACCCCGCTGGGAACCTGATCATCGGCGCCGATGTTCTGATCAAGAACGACGCCACAGGCCTTGTCTACGCGGCGAAGACGAACCGCGTCGGTATGTACTTAGTGCCCGTCCTGCCTCCTGGCCGCTATCACGTCCAAGTCTCCAAAGAAGGTTTCAAGTCAGTCATCAAGGCTGAGGTCGTTCTGAACGTCGAGAGCGCCGTAGCTCTAAACTTTGAGCTTCAGGTCGGTGCTGCCTCTGAAAGCGTCACGGTCGATTCGGCTACGCCAGCGATGAACACGACCGATGCATCAGTGTCGACTGTGATCGACAAGAAGTTTATCGAGAACGTTCCACTGAATGGGCGGAGCTTCCAAGACCTCATCTCGATGACGCCGGGTGTTGTTACGGTGAGCCCTCAGGCGCAGCCTGGTACCGGTGTACAGCGCACAGGTGATTTCAGCGTGAACGGGCAGCGTTCAGAATCCAATTACTATACCGTCGATGGTGTGTCGGCCAACATCGGGGCAGGCAATACGGCCGGTAGCTTTTCGAACGGAACGAGCGGTTCACTTCCAGGTTCAACCGCGTTGGGCACGACACAAAGCATCATTCCCCTCGATGCACTGCAGGAGTTTCGTGTCTTGAGCTCGACCTATTCTGCCGAGTTCGGGAGGAGTCCCGGAGGGCAGTTCACGTTTGCTACGCGGAGTGGCGCTAATCAATTTCATGGAAGTGCCTATGACTATCTGCGCAATAACTTCTTCGATGCAAACGACTGGTTCAACGACCACAACCATGTCGCAATCGCTGCGCTGAGGCAAAACGATTTTGGGGGCACTCTCGGTGGCCGACTGTTCGTTCCGCACCTCTATCAAGGTCGTGATCGCTCGTTCTTCTTCGTTGCCTACGAAGGTCTTCGGCTTACACAACCGCAGGCGGCCACTGTCCAGTATGTGCCCGACACCTTCATGAGGACACAGGCCGCGGCACAGATGCAGCCAATACTCAATGCGTTCCCGCTGCCAACTGCCGGGGCAATTGACTACGGTTCCGCATCTGCGCCCAGCTTAGCGCAATTCATCGGCACATACGCAGTTCCAAGCAGGATTGACTCGACCAGCGTTCGCCTTGATCACACCTTCAATAAGCATCTCTCCGCATTCTTCCGTTTTGGCAACACACCAAGCTCCACAAAGAGCAGAGTTCTCTCTGCATTGACCACGACAAGCATCAACACACGCACCTACACGTTTGGCCTAACGACCCAATGGAACAGCGCGATGACGAATGACCTGCGTGTGGGGTACGCTCAATCGGACTCGTTCAGCACAGAACAACTAGATGGCTTTGGTGGTGCGACTGCGATCAATCTCGGATCGCAGATGGCTCAAGGGACGTATCCATCTATTGAGCCCATCCTATTCATCTCGATAAGCGGAATAGGAACGAGCACTCTCGCAGCGTATGATCGCGCAGCGAATCAGAGCCGTCAGTGGAATATCGTTGACACTTTCAGCGTCGTTCATGGGCGTCACTTTCTTCGATTTGGCGTCGACTATCGGAGGATTGAGTCTCCCACAAGCCCCGTTTCCCCGGCGATTCAAGCCGAATATCTATCCACGAAGGGTTTGATCAACAACTCGTCTGAACTGACGTTCCTTATCAAACGCAATTCCAGTGTGTTGCTGTTTCACGAGATGGCAGCATTCGCGGAAGACGAATGGCGACTCTCCCCGAAGTTCAGTCTGTCGGCGGGCCTGCGTTGGGAAGTCGATCCGCCTCCTACATCCACTGACGGCAATCCTCTCTACACGGTACTGGGCAACGTCTCCCAGCCTTCAACTCTCTCGCTTGCCCCGGCTGGTACTTCCCTCTGGAAGACCTCTTGGTACAACTTTGCTCCTCGACTTGGCTTTGCATGGACACCGCGTGGCTCGGAAGGGAAGGACGTCACCGTTGTCCGTGCAGGTGGAGGCGTATTCTTCGACACCGATGATCAGATCGCGGCGATGGGCGTCACTGGACTGGGGTTCCTTGCCCAGTCCACTCTATCGAGCGTCGCCCTGCCCATCACGAGCGCCCAACTTGCTTTCCCTATCTCCACCGCAGCTCCATATACCAGTGCTAGCTTGTACGCCTATCCGCAGCATCTCCAGTTGCCATACACATTGCAGTGGAACGCAAGCATCCAGCAAGCGCTTGGAAAGCAACAGTCCTTCACACTCACCTATGTGGGTGCCAATGGGCGTCGTCTGCTGCAGAGCAAGCTTCTGAGCGTGAAAGCCTTGAACCCACTATTCAGTTCCATCTACTACACTCCGAGTGGCATCACGTCGAACTACCACTCCTTGCAAGCTCAATTTCAGCGGACCGTGGCTCGTGGATTGCACGCTCTCGTTTCCTACACCTGGTCCCATTCCATCGATTACGGCTCGAATAGCACAACGTATCCAGCAGTAAGAGGGAACTCTGACTTCGACGTGCGGAACAATTTTGTTGCTGGATTGAGCTGGGACATTCCTCCAGTTGGAAGCGAACTCGCGCGAGTGCTTAGCGGTGGATGGGGAGTTGATGGCAGGTTCATGAGTCGAACGGCCTTTCCGATCACGCTGAATGGAAGTACGCAAACCGATTCGGTGGGGGGCGTCTACTACACCGGAGTCAACTACGACCCCTCGAAACCTCTCTACCTCTATAGCTCTTCGTACGCCGGGGGAAAGACGCTCAACGCAGCAGCATTTAGTCTTCCAACTGGAACATCCATGGGCAACGCCCCCCGCAATTTCGTCCGAGGCTTCGGGATGGAGCAGGTGAACTTGGCGATTCGCCGCGATTTCCCCCTTGTCGGAGATCTCCATCTCCAGTTTCGGGCAGAGACCTTCAATCTTCTGAATCACCCAAACTTTGGCTACGTCGTCCCTACACTCTCCAACGCTCAGTTCGGGCAGGCGACCAAGATGCTGAATCAAAGCCTCGGTACGCTCAGCTCTCAATACCAGTCGGGCGGCCCGCGATCGATGCAGTTTGCGCTTCGATTGACGTTCTAA
- a CDS encoding asparagine synthase-related protein encodes MSLIYGILEAEGGTANRTRLTELGNASRATHHDAHFFGLGGRIGMGHELRRTHQRSWLINAVFSDAQHNLVAFEGRLDNHAELSEWLGLIDEDVSDAEIVAATYRRLGEECFSKLTGDWALALWSYATQTLYLARDHAGIRPLYFWEDHGTLLWSSCIPSGPDIQSTNRICLNFARAYLAGTRLGNHTPYKNIKAVPPGHYLRVGRGRHSFATHWRPLAEQALALGSEAAYEERFLSLLTQAVRRRTVSSSYPIAAELSGGMDSSSIVCIADRITALYPKQAPPVKTISYFDDAEPNWDERPYVRVVENERKIEGIHVAVAMDAEKFEACPKDFATPTWPGTTFAAFQQRQQIERALREAGIRCVLSGIGGDELLGGVPYETPELADYLANGQFSTLFSQSVQWCLHGRRPMLFSLQETIRFVVKTYSGSGGSTYAVPPWLVGHSPGATQAKQWVTPSLSQRICTRPSAIANCFTWQTVVETVGTNAGRSSQEFDYAYPYLDKDLVTFLLSLPREQLVRPGRRRSLMRRALKEIVPVEILERRRKAYAIRGPLRSLQDSADTLRELFARPLLEELGLIDRKTLLSCMEEVISGRNTIWWPSLTRTAMYEIWLQSLFPASVARFSSSAPEQLLLSSPA; translated from the coding sequence ATGAGCTTGATTTACGGCATCCTCGAAGCGGAAGGCGGTACAGCCAATCGTACCCGCCTAACTGAGCTCGGCAACGCGTCACGAGCAACTCATCATGATGCTCACTTCTTCGGTTTAGGCGGAAGGATCGGCATGGGGCACGAGCTTCGTCGTACCCATCAACGATCCTGGCTGATCAACGCAGTCTTCTCGGATGCGCAACACAATCTCGTGGCCTTCGAAGGAAGGCTCGACAATCACGCAGAGCTTTCAGAATGGCTTGGGCTTATCGACGAGGACGTCTCGGATGCAGAGATCGTAGCCGCAACCTATCGCCGCCTCGGGGAGGAATGCTTTTCAAAGCTGACCGGCGACTGGGCCTTGGCCCTTTGGTCGTATGCAACGCAGACACTCTATCTGGCGCGCGATCATGCAGGGATACGTCCACTGTATTTCTGGGAAGACCACGGGACCCTCTTGTGGTCGAGCTGTATCCCTTCCGGCCCAGATATCCAGTCGACCAACCGCATCTGTCTAAACTTTGCGCGAGCCTATCTCGCAGGAACGCGGCTGGGAAATCACACTCCGTACAAGAACATCAAAGCCGTTCCCCCTGGACACTACTTGCGTGTAGGTCGAGGCCGGCATAGCTTCGCGACTCATTGGCGGCCACTCGCGGAACAAGCGCTCGCACTTGGATCCGAAGCGGCTTACGAAGAACGTTTCTTATCTCTCTTGACGCAGGCCGTGCGGCGGCGCACCGTTTCCAGTTCTTATCCGATAGCGGCAGAGCTCAGTGGAGGTATGGACTCCAGCTCCATCGTGTGCATCGCCGATCGCATCACTGCTTTGTATCCAAAGCAGGCCCCACCCGTCAAAACGATCTCATATTTCGATGATGCAGAACCCAATTGGGATGAGCGTCCGTACGTCCGCGTCGTGGAGAATGAGCGGAAGATTGAAGGTATCCACGTTGCTGTCGCGATGGACGCTGAAAAGTTCGAGGCCTGCCCGAAAGATTTCGCGACTCCAACTTGGCCCGGAACAACGTTCGCGGCGTTTCAGCAACGACAACAAATCGAACGGGCTTTGAGAGAAGCCGGTATACGCTGCGTTCTTTCCGGGATCGGCGGTGACGAGCTCTTGGGCGGTGTCCCCTATGAGACGCCCGAGTTAGCCGATTACTTAGCCAACGGCCAGTTCTCAACTCTCTTTTCGCAGAGCGTGCAGTGGTGCCTCCATGGCCGGCGCCCCATGCTCTTCTCATTACAAGAAACGATTCGATTCGTGGTGAAGACATATTCCGGCAGCGGTGGCAGCACCTACGCCGTCCCGCCGTGGCTCGTTGGGCATTCACCAGGGGCGACGCAAGCAAAGCAGTGGGTAACCCCATCCCTATCGCAACGCATATGCACCCGACCGAGTGCGATTGCAAACTGCTTCACGTGGCAGACGGTGGTCGAGACGGTTGGAACAAACGCGGGGAGAAGCTCTCAGGAGTTCGACTATGCCTATCCCTATCTCGACAAAGACTTGGTGACATTCCTCCTGAGTCTGCCCCGCGAACAGCTCGTGCGTCCAGGGCGACGCCGGTCATTGATGCGGCGCGCGTTGAAGGAGATCGTTCCGGTGGAGATCTTGGAGCGGCGACGAAAGGCGTATGCGATTCGTGGACCACTTCGGTCTCTTCAAGATTCAGCAGACACATTACGGGAGTTGTTTGCTCGGCCACTTCTCGAGGAGCTCGGGTTGATTGATCGAAAGACACTTCTCAGTTGCATGGAAGAAGTGATCAGCGGAAGGAACACGATCTGGTGGCCGTCACTGACAAGGACTGCGATGTACGAGATTTGGCTTCAGTCGTTGTTCCCTGCCTCTGTGGCTCGCTTCTCGTCATCAGCGCCCGAACAACTTCTATTGAGCTCTCCCGCTTGA
- a CDS encoding lasso peptide biosynthesis B2 protein — protein sequence MLRLLIESWLQLAYIDFAMRFRSFGALDSLIRNQDLCAADPLTQKSAEELCHAIDLACVCYFKPVLCLQRSAATAVLLRRYGWSATMVIGAQIVPFKSHAWCELENRVINDKPYMREKYAVLEEY from the coding sequence ATGTTGCGACTTCTGATTGAAAGCTGGCTGCAGTTGGCCTATATCGACTTCGCGATGAGGTTCCGGTCCTTCGGTGCGTTGGACAGCTTGATTCGGAACCAGGATCTTTGCGCGGCGGATCCATTGACGCAGAAGTCCGCTGAGGAGCTCTGCCACGCCATCGATCTTGCTTGCGTCTGCTATTTCAAACCGGTGCTTTGCCTGCAGCGCTCGGCGGCTACGGCGGTTTTGCTGAGGCGCTATGGATGGTCGGCAACGATGGTGATCGGTGCACAAATTGTGCCGTTCAAGTCGCACGCTTGGTGTGAGCTCGAGAACCGCGTCATAAACGACAAGCCATATATGCGCGAAAAGTATGCGGTGCTTGAAGAGTACTGA
- a CDS encoding prolyl oligopeptidase family serine peptidase yields the protein MLTESLDDAIHGVRVSDPYRWLEDSLQPETTAWIEAQRTRFEEYFDGKPSLAILTQRVERLLSIDSVDQIVRTRERYIYRKRFAYEEHPSICSRSVSAREDRVLVSSDRHGPSATVAIHALSSDGTKLAYEVSRDGSDLREIHFINVEDGSVLAEHLGAGYCRGIAFGAEGFFYSVEKPTMGGTFDICYRPYGTHGEDQLVYRISSSECLRLVLLSDDQRVGIVVIRGSELDPRIDFLMSTLSPTPLWKDVVLGAKGFAPVLSNGRIFAVVKTTLQSTSLLELSADGEPLREVVPPVPFPIRQLGFTDDEVFVDGTFDGEPCIHSWTLEDRIRTSLPFSKATGLQLLSKYGCKSNSVFYSVQSFSHPPVLFERLHGESKQPLDDTGDLTKSSLSWIVREESCRSKDGTVIPMTIVYCGSGEPLHTRPAILTSYGGFGRATTPKYSVLVHTMVELGVVFAIAHIRGGGEKGKEWHEDGRGRKRQNSFDDFLAVAEWLGKEGICDGHRLAIFGGSNSGLLVAAVMTQRPDLFRAVLCIAPLTDMVRYEQFPRATRWRSEYGSVENRDDFTSLYAFSPYHHVSDLAHYPAVMFVTGEKDDRCDPAHTRKMAAILQERSRSNRPIVVDYGAERGHSATRSRTAKIAALGKRLTFLCHELGICVPERSGDVATSD from the coding sequence ATGCTGACCGAATCTCTTGATGACGCGATCCATGGAGTTAGGGTGAGCGACCCGTATCGGTGGCTTGAAGACAGCCTGCAACCCGAGACGACCGCTTGGATCGAAGCACAAAGAACGCGGTTCGAGGAGTATTTCGACGGTAAGCCATCACTAGCCATCCTCACGCAACGCGTGGAACGCCTTTTGAGCATCGACTCGGTTGACCAGATCGTGCGGACCAGAGAGAGGTATATCTACCGAAAGCGTTTCGCCTATGAGGAACATCCCTCCATCTGCTCGAGATCGGTATCGGCCCGAGAAGATCGTGTATTGGTTTCATCCGACCGTCATGGCCCATCCGCGACGGTAGCGATCCACGCCTTGTCCAGCGACGGTACCAAGCTTGCATACGAGGTGAGTCGAGATGGAAGCGATCTACGAGAGATTCATTTCATCAATGTAGAAGACGGAAGTGTCCTCGCCGAGCACCTCGGCGCTGGCTATTGCCGAGGCATCGCGTTTGGTGCTGAGGGATTCTTTTACAGCGTCGAGAAGCCGACAATGGGCGGCACATTCGACATCTGCTATCGCCCTTACGGAACTCATGGCGAAGACCAATTGGTCTACCGCATCTCGAGTTCAGAGTGCCTGCGATTGGTGCTTCTGTCAGACGACCAGCGTGTAGGAATTGTGGTTATCAGAGGGAGCGAGCTTGATCCTCGGATTGACTTCCTCATGTCAACGCTCAGCCCTACACCGCTTTGGAAAGATGTTGTCCTCGGAGCGAAGGGCTTTGCTCCGGTCCTCTCAAACGGACGGATCTTCGCCGTCGTAAAAACGACGCTCCAAAGCACAAGCTTGCTTGAGTTATCTGCCGACGGCGAGCCACTTCGCGAGGTAGTGCCCCCTGTTCCTTTTCCCATCCGACAGCTAGGTTTCACCGATGATGAGGTTTTCGTTGATGGCACTTTTGATGGCGAGCCTTGTATTCACAGCTGGACACTTGAGGACAGAATCCGTACCTCTCTCCCCTTCTCCAAGGCCACCGGACTACAGCTCCTTTCAAAATACGGATGCAAATCGAACAGCGTCTTCTACAGCGTGCAATCGTTTAGTCATCCGCCAGTGCTCTTCGAGCGCTTGCACGGTGAGAGCAAGCAACCGCTGGACGATACGGGGGATCTGACGAAGAGCTCTCTGTCATGGATTGTGCGCGAAGAAAGTTGTCGGTCAAAAGACGGCACCGTCATCCCCATGACGATTGTGTATTGCGGTTCTGGAGAGCCGCTGCACACGCGCCCAGCAATCCTGACGAGCTACGGGGGCTTTGGCCGCGCGACAACGCCGAAATACTCAGTCTTGGTTCACACGATGGTGGAGTTGGGCGTGGTCTTCGCCATCGCCCATATACGTGGAGGCGGCGAGAAGGGAAAAGAGTGGCATGAGGACGGACGCGGGAGAAAGCGCCAGAATAGCTTTGATGACTTCCTTGCTGTAGCTGAATGGCTCGGGAAGGAAGGAATATGTGATGGGCATCGCCTCGCTATCTTCGGAGGCTCGAATTCAGGGCTACTCGTAGCCGCGGTTATGACACAGCGCCCAGATCTGTTCCGCGCGGTGCTGTGCATTGCACCTCTCACCGACATGGTGCGCTACGAGCAGTTCCCTCGTGCAACGCGCTGGCGTAGCGAATATGGTTCGGTCGAGAACAGGGATGATTTCACTTCCCTCTACGCCTTTTCTCCTTACCACCATGTCAGCGATCTCGCCCACTACCCAGCGGTGATGTTCGTTACTGGAGAAAAGGATGACCGCTGTGATCCGGCGCATACGCGGAAGATGGCAGCCATCCTTCAGGAGCGTTCGCGATCAAACCGGCCGATTGTGGTGGACTACGGTGCTGAGCGAGGGCACTCTGCGACTCGTTCCCGAACCGCTAAGATCGCTGCTCTAGGAAAGCGGTTGACCTTCCTTTGCCATGAACTGGGGATTTGCGTTCCGGAGAGGAGTGGTGATGTTGCGACTTCTGATTGA